The following are from one region of the Verrucomicrobiia bacterium genome:
- the ligD gene encoding non-homologous end-joining DNA ligase → MITKNAPVEVKAGGKKIKLSNPGKLMYPGAGFTKSDVIQYYTTAAPALLPHLRDRLLTLKRYPEGVKKFFFYEKRCPEHRPSWIKTKCVKSKQDKAPLSYCVIDSLAGLIWVANLASLEFHTLLGTVRSVDRPTMMVYDLDPGPEASFRDCAEVAGRLGEFFDGHGLRFFVKTSGKRGLHFLVPLNTPVTFAQTKAFARRLGERFEREDPGLVSTQMRKDKRRGKVFVDWSQNDNHKTTVCVYSLRATEMPSVSMPITWAEVEALRKGADPAAYAFGPQDLAGRLKKHGELFAPVLTMKQKLPRAAFEKGGIHEDET, encoded by the coding sequence ATGATCACCAAAAATGCGCCCGTCGAAGTCAAAGCCGGCGGGAAAAAAATCAAGCTCTCCAATCCCGGCAAGCTCATGTATCCCGGCGCGGGATTCACGAAATCCGACGTCATCCAGTATTACACGACGGCCGCTCCGGCCCTGCTCCCGCATTTGAGAGACCGGCTGCTCACGCTCAAGCGCTATCCGGAAGGCGTGAAAAAATTCTTTTTCTACGAAAAGCGCTGCCCCGAGCACCGGCCGTCGTGGATCAAGACCAAATGCGTGAAAAGCAAGCAGGACAAGGCGCCCCTCTCGTACTGCGTGATCGACTCGCTGGCCGGACTGATCTGGGTGGCCAATCTTGCTTCGCTGGAATTTCATACGCTTCTCGGCACGGTCCGGAGCGTGGACAGGCCCACGATGATGGTCTACGACCTGGACCCGGGGCCGGAAGCCTCGTTCCGGGACTGCGCGGAAGTGGCGGGGCGGCTCGGTGAATTTTTCGACGGCCACGGCCTTCGCTTTTTCGTGAAGACCTCCGGAAAACGCGGGCTTCATTTTTTAGTTCCGCTGAATACGCCCGTGACGTTTGCGCAAACCAAGGCTTTTGCGCGCCGCCTCGGAGAGCGTTTCGAGCGCGAGGACCCCGGCCTTGTGTCGACCCAGATGCGCAAGGACAAGCGCAGGGGAAAGGTGTTCGTCGACTGGAGCCAGAACGACAATCACAAGACCACCGTGTGCGTCTACTCGCTCCGTGCGACGGAGATGCCGTCGGTTTCCATGCCGATTACCTGGGCGGAGGTGGAAGCCCTGCGCAAAGGCGCGGACCCGGCGGCTTATGCGTTCGGCCCGCAGGACCTTGCCGGACGCCTTAAAAAACACGGCGAGCTTTTCGCGCCGGTCCTGACGATGAAACAAAAACTGCCGCGGGCTGCGTTCGAAAAAGGAGGAATCCATGAAGACGAAACATAA
- a CDS encoding Ku protein: MKTKHKKPRSEKKGHGSEEKSEGRKKNRLPRSMWSGSISFGLVNVPVQLYSALHIKDVHFHLLHAKDSSRVHEKIVCNAEEKEVPRSDLIKGYEVAPGQHIVVKNEEIEKLAPKATRNIELFQFINLTEIDPIYFEKPYYLVPEENAKKSYSLLLEVMRRTQRVGLAKLVMRKKEYLAAIRPYQDYLCLETMHFADEIEKPKELEGLQPVKVNEREIKAATELVESLSEPFEPKKLHDDFREQLEKLIETKAKGQEIHVSPEAEEEKPEVVDLLAALEASLNESKNKKKKAA; this comes from the coding sequence ATGAAGACGAAACATAAAAAACCCAGAAGCGAAAAGAAAGGGCATGGCAGCGAAGAAAAAAGCGAGGGCCGGAAAAAGAACCGCCTGCCGCGGTCCATGTGGAGCGGTTCCATCAGTTTTGGCCTCGTGAATGTGCCCGTCCAGCTTTACAGCGCGCTGCACATCAAGGACGTGCATTTCCACCTGCTGCATGCCAAGGACAGCTCGCGCGTGCACGAAAAAATCGTCTGCAATGCCGAGGAAAAAGAAGTGCCGCGTTCGGACCTGATCAAAGGTTATGAGGTGGCGCCGGGACAGCACATCGTCGTGAAGAACGAGGAGATCGAAAAGCTCGCGCCCAAGGCCACGCGCAACATCGAGCTCTTCCAGTTCATCAACTTGACGGAGATCGATCCTATTTATTTCGAGAAGCCTTACTATCTCGTGCCGGAAGAGAACGCGAAAAAATCTTATTCCTTGCTGCTGGAAGTCATGCGCCGCACGCAGCGAGTGGGCCTGGCGAAACTCGTCATGCGCAAAAAGGAATATCTCGCGGCGATCCGGCCCTATCAGGATTACCTGTGCCTCGAGACCATGCATTTCGCGGACGAGATCGAAAAGCCCAAGGAGCTGGAAGGGCTTCAGCCCGTGAAGGTGAACGAACGTGAAATCAAGGCCGCAACCGAGCTCGTGGAATCACTTTCGGAGCCGTTCGAGCCGAAGAAATTGCACGATGATTTCCGCGAGCAGCTCGAGAAGCTCATCGAAACCAAGGCCAAGGGCCAGGAGATTCACGTGTCGCCCGAAGCCGAGGAAGAAAAACCTGAAGTCGTGGACCTGCTCGCAGCGCTCGAAGCGAGTTTGAACGAGAGCAAGAATAAAAAGAAAAAGGCGGCATGA
- a CDS encoding aldo/keto reductase, which produces MERVDLGKQGLKVSRLGLGCMGMSDFYSGAGDEQESISTIHLALERGLDFFDTADIYGPHKNEILVGKALRGQRKKAVIATKFGVLRDPDGTFKGVCGRPEYVRKCCDASLQRLGTDVIDLYYQHRVDPQVPVEETVGAMADLVKAGKVRYLGLSEAAPETLRRAHAVHPITALQTEYSLWSREPESEILPVCEELGIGFVAYSPLGRGFLTGQIKKPEDLPEDDYRRRSPRFQGENFEKNLQLVKKVEILARGKKITPAQLAIAWVMARGGHVVPIPGTKNRTRLEENLQALEVHLTGQEMDTLDHIAPHGVAAGSRYLDMSAVNR; this is translated from the coding sequence ATGGAGCGGGTCGATCTCGGAAAACAGGGCCTCAAAGTATCGCGCCTGGGCCTGGGCTGCATGGGTATGTCCGACTTTTATTCGGGCGCCGGCGATGAACAGGAATCGATTTCCACGATTCATCTGGCGCTCGAGCGAGGCCTCGATTTTTTCGATACCGCGGACATCTACGGGCCGCATAAGAACGAGATTCTCGTGGGAAAAGCGCTGCGCGGGCAGCGCAAAAAGGCGGTGATCGCCACGAAGTTCGGCGTGCTGCGCGATCCGGACGGGACTTTCAAGGGCGTCTGCGGGCGGCCCGAATACGTGCGCAAATGCTGCGACGCCTCGCTGCAGCGGCTGGGCACCGATGTCATCGATCTTTATTACCAGCACCGGGTCGATCCGCAGGTGCCGGTCGAGGAAACGGTGGGAGCCATGGCGGATCTGGTCAAAGCCGGCAAAGTTCGTTACCTGGGATTGTCCGAGGCCGCACCCGAAACCCTTCGCCGCGCGCATGCGGTGCATCCCATCACGGCGCTTCAGACCGAATATTCGCTGTGGAGCCGGGAGCCGGAAAGCGAGATCCTGCCGGTGTGCGAGGAGCTCGGCATCGGCTTTGTCGCGTACAGTCCGCTCGGAAGGGGCTTTCTCACAGGACAGATCAAAAAGCCCGAAGACCTGCCCGAAGACGATTACCGCCGCCGTTCGCCGCGCTTCCAGGGCGAGAACTTCGAAAAGAACCTGCAGCTGGTCAAGAAAGTGGAAATCCTGGCGCGCGGAAAGAAGATCACACCGGCGCAGCTGGCCATCGCGTGGGTGATGGCGCGCGGCGGGCACGTGGTCCCGATCCCCGGCACGAAAAATCGCACGCGGCTCGAAGAAAACCTTCAGGCCCTCGAAGTCCATCTGACCGGGCAGGAGATGGACACGCTCGACCATATCGCGCCGCATGGTGTTGCCGCGGGTTCCCGCTACCTCGACATGAGCGCCGTCAACCGCTGA
- a CDS encoding MMPL family transporter codes for MDEKKSYSSGLGFARRQGQFVSRHAAGIVLALALLSAAAWPLASGLGLHANFMDLLPANTKSIMDLKALSARVGGSSYLIAVIESPSEEAARAAAGRFAERAASLEGVGYIDNRAVAPEFQSRKLLFLSLEGLQKLNKDLKDLAGYYRRKSNPLFVDLLQEEPPSLDFHSYPLEEEVSKIAGYSGKRGGEAMQVVLIKPLHPLSDFERSEKLFARVRAAFEEVRGEDEAPVTLTLSGPYLVRYQEYQTIKKDLQRTSLLSAALIMLIMIAGFRNVRSIFYISIPLGIGMLWTCAFAKLCVGYLNLISGFLVGILLGMGVDYAIHLRINLDFYYRKTGSLRQAVEETYAEVGKPIFTSCMTTASAFFTLAISPFEGFRQFGIICGAGIILAFLAVFYGVPALTMLGEQKLPPLRHGRPAEHKLRVPGGLIGAILAAGIAFTVYSAAQFRHQAFDYNFENLQARDEANRLSRRIYKNMGVELSPAAFITPDRAMAVELAGQINDYIKTHPDTTFHFAASVMSHVPRHQVEKILLLGGIDSMLQKYAPLIAKQDPQVRQQVDMLKEQLHPGPFGLDEVPEGIRRQYEDKDGQISVVFVYPRKEILDGQVAKRFIAEMRQLPVPPGVTLAGEAVIYAEILTLLERDMPRAMGLSLLLVALVIFVQFRRVSDLIWVLLPVALAFLWTAGMMVLLKFKFNYLNVVILPSLLGAGIDNGVYIFYSYKEKGDKSFLEALMHTGKGVFLSSLTAIAALASLLIAQHQGMASMGKLGVLGFTACFLTSMFFVPALITVLEQGRTAGDFFRSAFAPFAKRQDAFYKDKRRTAA; via the coding sequence GTGGACGAAAAAAAATCTTATTCTTCGGGCTTGGGATTCGCGCGCCGCCAGGGACAGTTTGTGTCCCGGCACGCCGCGGGCATCGTCCTCGCGCTGGCGCTTCTCAGCGCGGCGGCCTGGCCGCTGGCCTCGGGGCTGGGGCTTCACGCCAATTTCATGGACCTTCTGCCCGCGAACACGAAGAGCATCATGGACCTCAAGGCGCTGAGCGCCCGCGTCGGAGGTTCCAGTTATCTGATTGCGGTCATCGAATCGCCCTCCGAAGAGGCCGCCCGCGCCGCGGCCGGACGCTTCGCCGAGCGCGCAGCCTCGCTGGAAGGTGTCGGCTATATCGATAACCGCGCCGTTGCCCCGGAATTCCAGAGCCGCAAGCTTCTCTTTCTTTCCCTCGAAGGCCTTCAAAAGCTAAACAAAGATCTGAAGGACCTCGCCGGTTATTACCGCCGCAAGAGCAACCCGCTTTTCGTCGATTTATTGCAGGAAGAGCCGCCCTCCCTGGATTTCCATTCTTATCCGCTCGAGGAGGAAGTCTCGAAGATCGCGGGCTATTCCGGAAAGCGGGGCGGCGAGGCCATGCAGGTCGTGCTGATAAAACCTTTGCATCCTCTGAGCGACTTCGAGCGCTCGGAAAAATTATTCGCGAGGGTCCGCGCGGCCTTCGAAGAAGTGCGCGGCGAAGACGAAGCGCCGGTGACGCTGACGCTCAGCGGCCCCTATCTGGTCCGGTACCAGGAATATCAAACCATCAAGAAGGACCTGCAGAGGACGAGCCTTTTGTCCGCGGCGCTGATCATGCTGATCATGATTGCCGGATTCCGCAACGTCAGGTCGATTTTTTACATCTCAATTCCGCTTGGGATCGGCATGCTGTGGACCTGCGCTTTTGCGAAGCTGTGCGTCGGCTACCTTAATCTCATCTCGGGATTCCTGGTCGGGATCCTTTTGGGCATGGGCGTCGATTACGCGATCCATCTCAGGATCAACCTTGATTTTTATTACCGCAAGACGGGAAGCCTGCGGCAAGCCGTGGAAGAGACCTACGCGGAAGTCGGTAAGCCGATTTTCACGAGCTGCATGACGACGGCGAGCGCTTTTTTTACTTTGGCGATCAGCCCGTTCGAAGGCTTCCGTCAATTCGGCATCATTTGCGGGGCCGGCATCATCCTCGCTTTCCTGGCGGTTTTTTACGGCGTGCCGGCCCTCACGATGCTCGGCGAACAAAAATTGCCGCCGCTCCGCCACGGAAGGCCGGCCGAGCACAAGCTGCGCGTGCCCGGGGGGCTGATCGGAGCGATCCTCGCGGCGGGAATTGCCTTTACGGTTTATTCGGCGGCGCAATTCCGCCACCAGGCTTTTGATTATAATTTCGAAAACCTCCAGGCGCGCGACGAGGCGAACCGTCTGTCGCGGCGTATTTACAAGAACATGGGCGTGGAACTTTCGCCCGCGGCCTTCATCACCCCGGACCGTGCCATGGCGGTCGAGCTTGCCGGGCAGATCAACGACTATATCAAGACGCATCCAGACACCACGTTCCATTTCGCGGCTTCGGTCATGTCGCACGTGCCGCGGCATCAGGTGGAAAAAATCCTGCTGCTCGGCGGCATCGACTCCATGCTGCAAAAGTACGCGCCTCTCATCGCCAAACAGGATCCCCAGGTCAGGCAGCAGGTCGACATGCTGAAAGAGCAGCTCCATCCCGGGCCTTTCGGCCTAGACGAGGTTCCCGAAGGCATCCGGCGGCAATACGAAGACAAGGACGGGCAAATCTCGGTGGTCTTTGTTTATCCGCGCAAGGAAATCCTGGACGGCCAGGTGGCGAAGCGGTTCATCGCCGAGATGAGGCAGCTTCCGGTCCCGCCCGGCGTCACGCTCGCGGGCGAGGCCGTGATCTACGCGGAAATCCTGACACTCCTCGAGCGCGACATGCCGCGCGCCATGGGGCTCAGCCTGCTTCTGGTCGCGCTCGTCATTTTCGTCCAGTTCCGGCGGGTTTCGGATTTGATCTGGGTGCTGCTGCCCGTAGCCCTGGCCTTTCTCTGGACGGCCGGCATGATGGTCCTGCTCAAATTTAAATTCAATTATCTGAACGTGGTCATTTTGCCCAGCCTGCTCGGCGCGGGCATCGACAACGGCGTTTACATCTTTTATTCCTACAAGGAAAAAGGGGACAAGAGTTTCCTGGAGGCGCTGATGCACACGGGAAAAGGCGTTTTTCTTTCGTCGCTCACGGCCATTGCCGCGCTGGCCAGCCTGCTGATCGCGCAGCACCAGGGCATGGCCTCCATGGGCAAGCTCGGCGTGCTGGGATTCACGGCGTGCTTCCTGACGTCGATGTTTTTCGTCCCGGCGCTGATCACGGTGCTGGAACAAGGGCGGACGGCCGGAGATTTCTTCCGTTCCGCGTTTGCGCCTTTCGCGAAAAGGCAGGACGCCTTTTACAAAGACAAGCGGCGCACCGCCGCGTAA
- a CDS encoding PP2C family protein-serine/threonine phosphatase, translating to MLPWISKIPEDYKKEFELRRAACMRSCLRVLCVSVASLFSAAVALSLYVNREDSVGKRLALAAYIVATCGLVFRSAPRTTRLTSLRLMGLFVTCVILFAIVEGPPNDPGSYAYAGVMISMIAIVLLMPWTFGDSVFIIALHFFAWMMYYISRDFSLIHLPATIFGTHPLVNGLAFISITAILCLIIRHNDNRLDETNFLLFKDVESRKGQMERELELAARVHNTLQPRSFTSEKMDVFVSYRPASLIGGDYAQFHQSDGRRLTFLIGDVTGHGVPAALMVNRLHVEFETLAREHGGPGMILKKMNDFILSDFKEVNMYLTAFCGTVLYDEKKILYSNHGHPPQLLYRVRQRQIVDLSPHATWLGIHDGQERMHETEIPYEEGDLLFLFTDGVLETRDAAGEIYGKQRLKEFLIRSLDLDLSALHRELMRELSDYSRNAFKDDVFMVSLKPRISAGEALPVSRGA from the coding sequence ATGCTCCCTTGGATCTCCAAAATTCCGGAAGACTATAAGAAGGAATTCGAACTCCGCCGCGCCGCGTGCATGCGGTCCTGCCTGCGTGTCCTGTGCGTTTCCGTGGCCTCGCTTTTCTCCGCGGCCGTGGCGTTGTCGCTTTACGTGAATAGGGAAGATTCAGTCGGGAAGCGTCTGGCCCTTGCCGCTTACATTGTTGCGACCTGCGGGCTGGTTTTCAGGAGCGCGCCGCGCACCACGCGTCTCACGTCGCTCCGTTTGATGGGCCTTTTCGTGACCTGCGTGATCCTCTTTGCAATCGTCGAAGGCCCGCCGAATGATCCCGGCTCATACGCCTATGCCGGCGTCATGATTTCCATGATTGCCATTGTCCTTCTCATGCCATGGACGTTCGGCGACAGCGTCTTCATCATCGCGCTTCATTTTTTCGCGTGGATGATGTACTACATCAGCCGGGATTTCAGCCTGATCCATCTTCCCGCCACGATTTTCGGCACGCACCCTCTGGTCAATGGACTCGCGTTCATTTCGATTACGGCGATCCTGTGCCTCATCATCCGGCACAACGACAACCGGCTCGATGAAACCAATTTCCTGCTGTTCAAGGACGTGGAGAGCCGAAAGGGTCAGATGGAAAGGGAGCTCGAGCTGGCGGCTCGCGTCCACAACACGCTGCAGCCCCGGTCTTTTACGAGCGAGAAAATGGACGTGTTCGTTTCCTACCGTCCGGCCAGCCTGATCGGCGGGGACTATGCGCAGTTTCACCAATCCGACGGGCGCAGGCTCACGTTTCTGATCGGGGACGTGACCGGGCACGGCGTGCCCGCGGCGCTCATGGTCAATCGCCTGCATGTGGAATTCGAAACACTGGCGCGGGAGCACGGAGGGCCGGGCATGATCCTGAAGAAGATGAATGATTTCATCCTCTCGGATTTCAAGGAAGTGAACATGTACCTTACCGCTTTTTGCGGCACGGTGCTGTATGACGAGAAAAAAATCCTTTATTCGAACCATGGGCATCCGCCCCAGCTTCTCTACCGCGTGCGCCAGCGCCAGATCGTGGACCTTTCGCCGCATGCCACGTGGCTGGGCATCCATGACGGCCAGGAAAGGATGCACGAGACGGAAATTCCCTACGAAGAAGGGGACCTTCTTTTCCTTTTTACCGACGGCGTGCTTGAAACGCGCGACGCGGCCGGCGAGATTTACGGCAAACAGCGGCTCAAAGAATTCCTGATCCGCAGCCTCGACCTGGATCTTTCTGCCCTTCACCGCGAGCTCATGCGGGAACTTTCCGACTACAGCCGGAACGCCTTCAAGGATGACGTGTTCATGGTCTCCCTGAAGCCGCGCATTTCTGCCGGCGAGGCGCTGCCCGTTTCCCGGGGCGCCTGA
- the ligD gene encoding non-homologous end-joining DNA ligase, translating to MPTLRTSPRRARGESLPQFIPPMLAVLSEMPERDGGYGYEFKWDGYRALLRWDGSVLDFRSRNNLSVMERFAPLACIKKVLGRRPLILDGEIVALDAKGNSNFSLLQRHGLQAASLVYMAFDLLYAGERRTTGLLYTERRKLLEALPGKGPCWMIPPWSDSGEDLFRKALERGMEGIMAKRLDSLYESGGRSGAWRKIKITGRQEFVVGGWTSGSGMLKNSVGALLLGYYDSSGEKARLRYAGNIGTGFALDERAALKKWLEARASAQNPFSEPVPDRDARFVTPKLVIEVEFRGWTHGGRVRQGVFKGVRTDKKPGEVVLEKTVPEEKAA from the coding sequence ATGCCGACTCTTCGAACTTCTCCCAGACGCGCGCGCGGCGAATCTTTGCCGCAGTTTATTCCGCCCATGCTGGCCGTGCTTTCGGAAATGCCGGAAAGAGACGGCGGATACGGCTACGAATTCAAATGGGACGGCTACCGCGCCCTGCTGCGGTGGGACGGCAGCGTGCTGGATTTCCGCAGCCGCAACAACCTCAGCGTGATGGAAAGGTTTGCTCCGCTTGCGTGCATCAAAAAAGTTCTCGGGCGCCGGCCGCTGATTCTGGACGGCGAAATCGTGGCGCTCGACGCGAAGGGAAATTCGAATTTCAGCCTGCTGCAGCGGCATGGGCTTCAGGCGGCCTCGCTGGTCTACATGGCGTTCGACCTGCTTTACGCGGGAGAGCGAAGGACCACAGGACTCCTTTATACGGAGCGCCGCAAGCTGCTGGAGGCGCTGCCGGGCAAAGGCCCGTGCTGGATGATTCCGCCCTGGTCGGACAGCGGCGAAGACCTTTTCCGCAAGGCTCTCGAGAGAGGGATGGAAGGGATCATGGCCAAGAGGCTGGACAGCCTTTATGAATCCGGCGGCCGCTCGGGCGCATGGCGCAAGATCAAGATCACCGGACGGCAGGAATTCGTCGTGGGAGGATGGACGTCCGGCAGCGGCATGCTGAAAAATTCGGTCGGCGCCCTGCTTTTGGGATACTACGACTCGTCCGGCGAAAAAGCGCGGCTGCGGTATGCGGGAAACATTGGCACGGGTTTCGCTCTCGATGAAAGGGCCGCGCTCAAAAAATGGCTGGAGGCCAGGGCCTCGGCGCAGAACCCGTTTTCGGAACCGGTGCCGGACCGCGACGCCCGCTTCGTGACGCCAAAGCTCGTCATCGAAGTGGAATTCCGCGGATGGACGCACGGCGGCCGCGTGAGGCAGGGCGTTTTCAAAGGCGTGAGGACGGACAAGAAACCCGGCGAAGTAGTGCTGGAAAAAACGGTGCCCGAGGAGAAAGCGGCATGA
- a CDS encoding response regulator, with protein sequence MSDHSKGSSPDAKTSSRSRLLLVDDKPENLIALEAVLASDYDLVFANSGRQALELLSTTEVDVILLDIQMPVLDGYETARRIKLIERCRNTPIIFITAIYTENPHVKKGYEAGALDFFTKPFDPDILKMKIAVYASFRQKHALLKEREMRIRESEELLKAGRKLAAVLESLPMGVIIADVDGRVLQTNEAVSKIWKSTEVLEKDAYGDFLKWWESGGQVIKQAFDQALTKGAATHNQILLIQCFDGSAKTILTSVSPLRRLDEKIVGAVAVIQDITQHKKIEEDMEQRILKLISLGVEFEHAT encoded by the coding sequence ATGAGCGACCATTCCAAGGGTTCATCGCCTGACGCCAAAACTTCCTCCCGCAGCCGCCTGCTGCTCGTGGACGACAAGCCTGAAAATCTTATCGCCCTCGAAGCGGTGCTGGCCTCGGATTACGACCTTGTGTTTGCCAATTCCGGACGCCAGGCCCTCGAGCTGCTCAGCACCACGGAGGTTGATGTCATCCTGCTCGACATCCAGATGCCCGTTCTCGACGGCTATGAAACGGCGCGGCGCATCAAGCTCATCGAGCGGTGCCGGAACACTCCCATTATTTTCATCACCGCGATCTATACCGAGAATCCGCACGTCAAAAAAGGATACGAAGCCGGTGCCCTCGATTTTTTTACCAAGCCGTTCGACCCCGACATTCTGAAAATGAAAATCGCTGTCTATGCCTCTTTCCGGCAGAAGCACGCGCTTCTGAAAGAAAGGGAAATGAGGATCCGGGAATCGGAAGAACTGCTCAAGGCCGGGCGGAAGCTTGCCGCGGTTCTCGAAAGCCTGCCCATGGGCGTCATCATCGCGGACGTGGATGGACGGGTTCTCCAGACAAACGAAGCCGTTTCGAAAATATGGAAATCCACGGAGGTCCTGGAGAAGGACGCTTACGGCGACTTTCTCAAGTGGTGGGAAAGCGGCGGCCAGGTCATCAAGCAGGCGTTTGATCAGGCACTCACGAAAGGCGCGGCCACGCACAACCAAATCCTTCTCATTCAGTGCTTCGACGGCAGCGCGAAGACCATTCTTACCTCGGTTTCGCCCTTGCGCCGTCTCGACGAGAAGATCGTCGGCGCCGTGGCGGTGATTCAGGACATTACCCAGCACAAAAAAATCGAAGAAGATATGGAACAGCGCATCCTGAAGCTGATTTCCCTCGGCGTTGAATTCGAGCACGCGACTTAA
- a CDS encoding DNA polymerase ligase N-terminal domain-containing protein: protein MMASRAKKTGRTRKKPQMVSRLAPYWKKRSFKITPEPEGKAERAGSSQHPPLYVIQKHDATALHYDFRLEAEGVLKSWAVPKGPSMDPLVKRLAMQTEDHPLEYARFEGIIPENQYGAGPVIVWDLGFYENQTHDKSRPLTLEEGIERGHIRFKLNGQKLHGVFALTRVGADRRSWLLVKMKEASSSGKKDPVKALPRSVLSGKTIAEMAQKPEAVWQSRKKSSGRKTAPSHRKAA from the coding sequence ATGATGGCGAGTCGCGCGAAAAAGACGGGCCGGACCCGGAAAAAGCCGCAAATGGTTTCGCGTCTGGCCCCTTACTGGAAAAAAAGATCCTTCAAGATCACGCCGGAGCCCGAAGGCAAGGCGGAACGGGCCGGATCGTCCCAACATCCGCCGCTTTACGTGATTCAAAAGCACGACGCCACGGCGCTGCATTATGATTTCCGGCTCGAAGCCGAAGGCGTCCTGAAATCCTGGGCGGTTCCGAAAGGACCGTCGATGGACCCCTTGGTCAAACGCCTGGCCATGCAGACCGAGGACCATCCGCTGGAGTACGCGCGCTTCGAAGGCATCATTCCGGAAAACCAATACGGGGCCGGGCCGGTCATCGTCTGGGACCTGGGCTTTTATGAAAATCAGACTCACGACAAGTCCCGGCCTCTGACGCTGGAAGAGGGAATCGAACGCGGCCACATCCGGTTCAAGCTCAACGGGCAGAAGCTGCACGGCGTTTTTGCGCTGACGCGCGTGGGAGCGGACCGGCGCTCCTGGCTTCTGGTCAAAATGAAAGAGGCGTCTTCTTCCGGAAAAAAAGATCCGGTCAAAGCCCTGCCGCGTTCGGTCCTCAGCGGAAAAACGATAGCCGAAATGGCCCAAAAACCCGAGGCTGTTTGGCAGTCCCGCAAAAAATCTTCGGGCCGGAAAACGGCTCCATCCCACCGCAAAGCGGCTTGA
- the ligD gene encoding non-homologous end-joining DNA ligase has product MTRSAPSERGTRRRTSVTVKIEGRTLELSNLDKPFYPAGFTKGEMIDYYVKAAPYLLPHVSRRPLTLKRYPEGTSGDFFYEKEAPFYRPDWVPTVSIKSRHKPRPIEYLYIDGTAALVWVLNLASIELHPFLYTADSLYVPTCVAFDLDPGAPANIVDCCEIGLRMKGLFEKLGLKCFPKVSGGKGLHLYVPLNTRATFEETKNFARSVALTLEKHDPERVTSVMAKAVRPGKIFVDWSQNDEHKTTCCVYSLRARAKPWASAPVTWKEVEACLAKKNPALLDFEAEDVIDRAERSGDLFEPVLALRQELPGEHRAAA; this is encoded by the coding sequence ATGACACGATCAGCACCTTCTGAGCGCGGCACGAGACGCCGCACTTCGGTCACGGTTAAAATCGAAGGCCGCACCCTCGAGCTTTCCAACTTGGACAAGCCCTTCTATCCCGCGGGCTTTACCAAAGGGGAAATGATCGACTATTACGTGAAAGCCGCGCCATATCTTCTGCCCCATGTGTCCCGCCGTCCGCTGACCCTGAAGCGATATCCCGAAGGCACGTCCGGCGATTTTTTTTACGAAAAAGAAGCGCCCTTCTACCGCCCCGACTGGGTCCCGACCGTCTCCATTAAAAGCCGCCACAAGCCGCGGCCCATCGAATACCTGTACATCGACGGTACGGCCGCGCTTGTGTGGGTCCTAAACCTGGCATCGATCGAACTTCATCCCTTTCTCTATACCGCGGACAGCCTGTACGTGCCGACTTGCGTGGCGTTCGATCTGGACCCGGGGGCCCCGGCCAACATCGTGGATTGCTGCGAGATCGGCCTGCGCATGAAAGGCCTTTTCGAGAAACTGGGTTTGAAATGTTTCCCCAAAGTCTCCGGCGGAAAAGGCCTGCACCTCTACGTTCCCCTCAACACGCGCGCGACTTTCGAGGAGACAAAAAATTTCGCGCGCTCGGTCGCGCTCACGCTGGAAAAGCATGATCCGGAAAGAGTCACGTCCGTCATGGCGAAGGCCGTACGCCCGGGGAAAATTTTCGTGGACTGGTCGCAGAACGACGAGCACAAAACCACATGCTGCGTTTATTCTCTGCGGGCAAGAGCCAAACCCTGGGCTTCCGCGCCCGTCACGTGGAAAGAAGTCGAAGCCTGCCTTGCGAAAAAAAATCCCGCGCTGCTGGATTTCGAAGCGGAAGACGTGATCGATCGCGCGGAGAGGTCCGGAGATTTGTTCGAGCCCGTGCTGGCGCTCCGGCAGGAGCTGCCCGGCGAGCACCGGGCCGCGGCCTGA